From a region of the Clupea harengus chromosome 9, Ch_v2.0.2, whole genome shotgun sequence genome:
- the hic1 gene encoding hypermethylated in cancer 1 protein isoform X1 produces the protein MIIKGDLDRMAEELGHPGGGLKTMLDAMEVPSHARHLLLQLNTQRTKGFLCDVIIVVQNALFRAHKNILAASSLYLKSLVVHDNLINLDHEMVSPGVFRVILDYIYTGRLSEGDPASPSEPNIGAVLAAANYLQLLDLVALCKKKLKRNGKYSSHPSAGFLPYKLGNSEMGIGGRGRFRVPTPVIQPCFPGAIGNTHTPRAPPLDDLPQHLSRHAGELYAPISSQGPQAYPGLQQGLPPQSGLRLPPPERNCSPIYGLDLSKKSPNSQHTLSHSHLSHPHHPDEEHGGRAHSGRDSPLLVSNHSDKMETNDHSGPLTPHSLPRLNQPLAPHLPHLHRSGPQNQEPYPCPPSPDTPGDNSDRSRDRGSIYRWVKNEPLSYNPEDEEEEEEDDEGEGMERDKESHHQHLNDHKSNEAGYRGGECDGEDEKSGSGSEETGSSEGRPSPPGGLGRYHMPFEPESFGDNLYVCIPCDKGFPSSEQLNAHVETHTEEDLYSNSELGNGNGNGKGNTTSSTTNGPSSLNNCLSYLESKSGQTLPAVGMGEMIRPYRCSSCEKSYKDPATLRQHEKTHWLTRPYPCSICGKKFTQRGTMTRHMRSHLGLKPFACDACGMRFTRQYRLTEHMRIHSGEKPYECQVCGGKFAQQRNLISHMKMHSSGGAGTGLTADGKLKMDFAEGIYPLTKYTAEHLGLKQEKASELLAQASQHLLDVKTIESLYPHLGLTQDKLDLINQSLAQPPPPPIPGESRTIDRYSPS, from the exons ATGATCATTAAGGGAGACTTAGATCGGATGGCAGAAGAGCTCGGGCATCCAG GTGGTGGTCTGAAGACGATGCTGGATGCCATGGAAGTCCCAAGTCATGCTAGGCACCTTCTCTTGCAACTCAACACACAGCGTACCAAGGGCTTTCTGTGTGATGTCATCATTGTGGTGCAGAACGCCTTATTCCGAGCTCACAAGAACATTCTAGCTGCCAGCAGCCTCTACCTGAAATCCCTGGTTGTCCATGACAACCTCATCAACTTGGACCATGAGATGGTGAGTCCAGGAGTCTTCCGGGTCATATTAGACTACATCTATACCGGACGCTTGAGCGAGGGGGACCCAGCCTCCCCCTCTGAGCCCAACATAGGGGCAGTGCTGGCGGCAGCTAACTACCTGCAGCTGCTGGACTTGGTGGCCCTATGCAAGAAAAAGCTGAAGAGAAATGGGAAGTACTCATCGCACCCCAGCGCAGGGTTTTTACCATACAAGTTGGGCAACAGTGAGATGGGCATAGGGGGTAGGGGAAGATTTCGGGTGCCCACGCCCGTCATCCAGCCCTGTTTTCCAGGGGCAATTGGGAACACCCACACGCCACGTGCGCCCCCTCTGGATGACCTGCCCCAGCATCTGTCCCGCCATGCCGGGGAGCTCTATGCGCCGATCTCCTCTCAGGGTCCCCAGGCTTACCCCGGCCTGCAGCAGGGCCTGCCACCCCAGTCAGGCCTGCGCCTCCCTCCCCCCGAGAGGAACTGCTCCCCCATCTACGGCCTGGACCTGTCCAAGAAGAGCCCCAACTCCCAGCACACCCTGTCCCACTCCCACCTGAGTCACCCACACCACCCAGATGAGGAGCACGGAGGCAGGGCGCACAGTGGCCGTGACAGCCCTCTGCTGGTATCCAACCACTCAGATAAGATGGAGACCAATGACCACTCGGGGCCCCTGACCCCCCACTCGCTCCCCCGCCTCAACCAGCCGCTGGcgccccacctcccccacctgcATCGCTCAGGCCCCCAGAACCAGGAGCCTTACCCCTGCCCCCCCAGCCCCGACACCCCGGGTGACAACAGCGATCGCAGCAGGGACAGGGGGAGCATCTACCGCTGGGTGAAGAACGAGCCGCTGTCCTACAACCCAGAGgacgaggaagaagaagaggaagatgatgagggggaagggatggagagagacaaggagtccCACCACCAGCACTTGAACGACCACAAGAGCAACGAGGCTGGGTACAGAGGGGGGGAGTGTGACGGGGAGGACGAGAAGAGCGGCTCGGGAAGTGAGGAGACAGGCAGTAGTGAAGGCCGGCCGTCGCCCCCCGGAGGCCTGGGAAGATACCACATGCCGTTCGAGCCGGAGAGCTTCGGGGACAACCTCTACGTGTGCATTCCCTGTGACAAGGGCTTCCCCAGCTCCGAGCAGCTCAACGCCCACGTGGAGACGCACACAGAGGAGGACCTCTACAGCAACTCCGAGCTGGGCAACGGTAATGGGAATGGCAAGGGCAACACCACTAGCAGCACCACCAATGGGCCTTCCAGCCTGAACAACTGCCTGTCATACCTGGAGAGCAAATCCGGCCAGACCCTGCCGGCGGTGGGCATGGGCGAGATGATCCGGCCCTACCGCTGCTCCTCCTGCGAGAAGTCCTACAAGGACCCGGCCACGCTGCGCCAGCATGAGAAGACCCACTGGTTGACACGTCCCTACCCGTGCAGCATCTGCGGCAAGAAGTTCACGCAGCGCGGCACCATGACGCGCCACATGCGCAGCCACCTGGGCCTCAAGCCGTTCGCCTGCGACGCGTGCGGCATGCGCTTCACCCGCCAGTACCGCCTCACCGAGCACATGCGCATCCACTCGGGCGAGAAACCCTACGAGTGCCAGGTGTGTGGCGGCAAGTTTGCCCAGCAGCGCAACCTGATCAGCCACATGAAGATGCACAGCTCTGGGGGCGCTGGCACCGGGCTGACCGCCGACGGCAAGCTCAAGATGGACTTTGCAGAGGGCATCTACCCGCTGACCAAGTACACAGCCGAGCACCTGGGGCTGAAGCAGGAGAAGGCCTCGGAACTGCTGGCACAGGCctcacagcacctgctggacgTCAAGACCATAGAGAGCCTGTACCCACACCTGGGGCTCACACAGGACAAGTTGGATCTCATTAACCAGTCCCTGGCCCAGCCACCCCCGCCGCCTATCCCCGGGGAGTCTCGCACCATCGATCGCTACTCACCCAGCTAA
- the hic1 gene encoding hypermethylated in cancer 1 protein isoform X2: protein MLDAMEVPSHARHLLLQLNTQRTKGFLCDVIIVVQNALFRAHKNILAASSLYLKSLVVHDNLINLDHEMVSPGVFRVILDYIYTGRLSEGDPASPSEPNIGAVLAAANYLQLLDLVALCKKKLKRNGKYSSHPSAGFLPYKLGNSEMGIGGRGRFRVPTPVIQPCFPGAIGNTHTPRAPPLDDLPQHLSRHAGELYAPISSQGPQAYPGLQQGLPPQSGLRLPPPERNCSPIYGLDLSKKSPNSQHTLSHSHLSHPHHPDEEHGGRAHSGRDSPLLVSNHSDKMETNDHSGPLTPHSLPRLNQPLAPHLPHLHRSGPQNQEPYPCPPSPDTPGDNSDRSRDRGSIYRWVKNEPLSYNPEDEEEEEEDDEGEGMERDKESHHQHLNDHKSNEAGYRGGECDGEDEKSGSGSEETGSSEGRPSPPGGLGRYHMPFEPESFGDNLYVCIPCDKGFPSSEQLNAHVETHTEEDLYSNSELGNGNGNGKGNTTSSTTNGPSSLNNCLSYLESKSGQTLPAVGMGEMIRPYRCSSCEKSYKDPATLRQHEKTHWLTRPYPCSICGKKFTQRGTMTRHMRSHLGLKPFACDACGMRFTRQYRLTEHMRIHSGEKPYECQVCGGKFAQQRNLISHMKMHSSGGAGTGLTADGKLKMDFAEGIYPLTKYTAEHLGLKQEKASELLAQASQHLLDVKTIESLYPHLGLTQDKLDLINQSLAQPPPPPIPGESRTIDRYSPS, encoded by the coding sequence ATGCTGGATGCCATGGAAGTCCCAAGTCATGCTAGGCACCTTCTCTTGCAACTCAACACACAGCGTACCAAGGGCTTTCTGTGTGATGTCATCATTGTGGTGCAGAACGCCTTATTCCGAGCTCACAAGAACATTCTAGCTGCCAGCAGCCTCTACCTGAAATCCCTGGTTGTCCATGACAACCTCATCAACTTGGACCATGAGATGGTGAGTCCAGGAGTCTTCCGGGTCATATTAGACTACATCTATACCGGACGCTTGAGCGAGGGGGACCCAGCCTCCCCCTCTGAGCCCAACATAGGGGCAGTGCTGGCGGCAGCTAACTACCTGCAGCTGCTGGACTTGGTGGCCCTATGCAAGAAAAAGCTGAAGAGAAATGGGAAGTACTCATCGCACCCCAGCGCAGGGTTTTTACCATACAAGTTGGGCAACAGTGAGATGGGCATAGGGGGTAGGGGAAGATTTCGGGTGCCCACGCCCGTCATCCAGCCCTGTTTTCCAGGGGCAATTGGGAACACCCACACGCCACGTGCGCCCCCTCTGGATGACCTGCCCCAGCATCTGTCCCGCCATGCCGGGGAGCTCTATGCGCCGATCTCCTCTCAGGGTCCCCAGGCTTACCCCGGCCTGCAGCAGGGCCTGCCACCCCAGTCAGGCCTGCGCCTCCCTCCCCCCGAGAGGAACTGCTCCCCCATCTACGGCCTGGACCTGTCCAAGAAGAGCCCCAACTCCCAGCACACCCTGTCCCACTCCCACCTGAGTCACCCACACCACCCAGATGAGGAGCACGGAGGCAGGGCGCACAGTGGCCGTGACAGCCCTCTGCTGGTATCCAACCACTCAGATAAGATGGAGACCAATGACCACTCGGGGCCCCTGACCCCCCACTCGCTCCCCCGCCTCAACCAGCCGCTGGcgccccacctcccccacctgcATCGCTCAGGCCCCCAGAACCAGGAGCCTTACCCCTGCCCCCCCAGCCCCGACACCCCGGGTGACAACAGCGATCGCAGCAGGGACAGGGGGAGCATCTACCGCTGGGTGAAGAACGAGCCGCTGTCCTACAACCCAGAGgacgaggaagaagaagaggaagatgatgagggggaagggatggagagagacaaggagtccCACCACCAGCACTTGAACGACCACAAGAGCAACGAGGCTGGGTACAGAGGGGGGGAGTGTGACGGGGAGGACGAGAAGAGCGGCTCGGGAAGTGAGGAGACAGGCAGTAGTGAAGGCCGGCCGTCGCCCCCCGGAGGCCTGGGAAGATACCACATGCCGTTCGAGCCGGAGAGCTTCGGGGACAACCTCTACGTGTGCATTCCCTGTGACAAGGGCTTCCCCAGCTCCGAGCAGCTCAACGCCCACGTGGAGACGCACACAGAGGAGGACCTCTACAGCAACTCCGAGCTGGGCAACGGTAATGGGAATGGCAAGGGCAACACCACTAGCAGCACCACCAATGGGCCTTCCAGCCTGAACAACTGCCTGTCATACCTGGAGAGCAAATCCGGCCAGACCCTGCCGGCGGTGGGCATGGGCGAGATGATCCGGCCCTACCGCTGCTCCTCCTGCGAGAAGTCCTACAAGGACCCGGCCACGCTGCGCCAGCATGAGAAGACCCACTGGTTGACACGTCCCTACCCGTGCAGCATCTGCGGCAAGAAGTTCACGCAGCGCGGCACCATGACGCGCCACATGCGCAGCCACCTGGGCCTCAAGCCGTTCGCCTGCGACGCGTGCGGCATGCGCTTCACCCGCCAGTACCGCCTCACCGAGCACATGCGCATCCACTCGGGCGAGAAACCCTACGAGTGCCAGGTGTGTGGCGGCAAGTTTGCCCAGCAGCGCAACCTGATCAGCCACATGAAGATGCACAGCTCTGGGGGCGCTGGCACCGGGCTGACCGCCGACGGCAAGCTCAAGATGGACTTTGCAGAGGGCATCTACCCGCTGACCAAGTACACAGCCGAGCACCTGGGGCTGAAGCAGGAGAAGGCCTCGGAACTGCTGGCACAGGCctcacagcacctgctggacgTCAAGACCATAGAGAGCCTGTACCCACACCTGGGGCTCACACAGGACAAGTTGGATCTCATTAACCAGTCCCTGGCCCAGCCACCCCCGCCGCCTATCCCCGGGGAGTCTCGCACCATCGATCGCTACTCACCCAGCTAA
- the tsr1 gene encoding pre-rRNA-processing protein TSR1 homolog, which yields MAPGEDQQQAHRPGVFKQKNKGHKHGKHRTKGEIGRENKGRVAVMALTKKQRKEFKKLDRRHKANQLRRNKKEMVLTEKRRLGSKDGPPHLVTVVALHADVDAGAVTRLLRAEGAGGLVREDQGVSGAKDSFGMVLPRFKQRFIFHRPDPSDLHSLLDVAKIADSLIFVLDPSVGWDSYGEYCLSCLFAQGLPTHALVCQGVSALAVKKRSDCRRSLSKMVESRFPDARLFTLDSDQDATVLLRHLGAQKQRRLGFRSRRANLLAQRVAFTPNPTTEGAPTGLGTLRVSGYVRGRPMQVNRLVHIVGHGDFQLSQIDAPEDPLPIQATAPRPAKPGREGDVEMMDGGHGDGAAVRVLMKAQPAKRESLQAEAEVDPMDGEQTWPTEEELQEAEEKQKKRVMKVPKGTSEYQAAWILNDEQENGDEEEDESCDDDDDDAEDMMDDGDEIDSQDAGSGSGEEEEEEEEEELNSTDHGGVDQRYDETMDPAEEEDGLKRYREARSHVMFPDEIDTPIDKAAKTRFQRYRGLKSFRTSPWDPMENLPFNYSRIFQFQSFERTRRRVLAESSEEEEGVMVGWYVTLHVLDVPPSVLESVQQGRPLVLVSLLPHEQKMSVMHLLVRRHPSNTEPIKSKEELVFQCGFRRFRASPIFSQHTSADKHKMERFLRDDAPTVVSVYAPITFPTAGVLLFKQRDNGMQDLVATGSLLSCDPQRVVLKRTVVSGHPFKINRRSATVRYMFFNREDILWFKPVELRTKWGRRGHIKEALGTHGHMKCVFDNQLKSQDTVLMNLYKRVYPRWTYDPYVPLPLPWVKQEQEVNMSEIDME from the exons ATGGCTCCGGGTGAAGATCAACAGCAGGCACATCGGCCTGGAGTTtttaaacagaaaaataaaggTCACAAACATGGCAAGCATCGGACGAAGGGTGAAATTGGACGGGAGAACAAgg GCCGTGTTGCAGTCATGGCCCTCACGAAGAAGCAGAGGAAAGAATTTAAAAAATTGGACCGAAGACACAAAGCTAACCAGCTACGTCGGAATAAGAAGGAAATG GTGCTGACCGAGAAACGGCGTTTGGGCAGCAAAGATGGACCCCCACATTTAGTAACAGTCGTGGCACTCCATGCTGATGTTGACGCTGGAGCTGTGACACGGCTGCTCAGAGCCGAGGGAGCCGGTGGGCTGGTGCGGGAGGACCAGGGAGTGAGTGGGGCAAAGGACAGCTTTGGAATGGTCCTCCCCCGATTCAAACAGAGGTTCATCTTCCACCGCCCAGACCCAT CTGACCTACACTCCCTTCTTGATGTGGCAAAAATTGCAGACAGTCTCATTTTTGTGTTGGATCCTTCAGTTGGCTGGGACAGTTACGGAGAATACTGTCTGTCATGTTTGTTTGCGCAGGGATTGCCAACTCATG CTCTGGTGTGTCAGGGAGTGTCTGCCTTGGCTGTGAAGAAACGTTCTGACTGCCGGCGGTCGCTGTCCAAGATGGTGGAGTCCCGCTTCCCCGACGCACGTCTCTTCACGCTGGACTCGGACCAGGATGCCACCGTGCTGCTGCGCCACCTGGGCGCCCAGAAGCAGCGGCGGCTGGGCTTTCGTTCCCGGCGGGCGAACCTGCTGGCCCAGCGCGTGGCCTTCACGCCCAACCCCACCACAGAGGGGGCGCCCACGGGCCTGGGCACACTGCGGGTGTCGGGTTACGTGCGCGGGAGGCCCATGCAGGTCAACAGGTTGGTGCACATTGTGGGCCATGGTGACTTCCAGCTGAGCCAGATTGATGCGCCCGAAGACCCCCTGCCCATCCAGGCTACAGCGCCACGCCCTGCTAAgccaggaagagaaggagatgtAGAGATGATG GATGGTGGGCATGGCGACGGGGCTGCGGTGCGTGTGCTGATGAAGGCCCAGCCGGCCAAGAGGGAGAGCCTGCAGGCTGAGGCGGAGGTGGACCCCATGGATGGGGAACAGACCTGGCCCACTgaggaggagctgcaggaggcAGAGG AGAAGCAGAAGAAACGGGTGATGAAGGTGCCTAAAGGGACCTCCGAGTACCAGGCCGCTTGGATCCTCAATGACGAACAAGAGAATGGagacgaggaggaagacgagagctgtgatgatgacgatgatgatgcaGAAGACATGATGGACGATGGAGATGAGATCGATTCTCAG GATGCTGGCTCGGGCtccggagaggaggaggaggaggaggaggaggaagagcttaACTCCACGGATCACGGTGGGGTCGACCAGCGCTACGACGAGACCATGGAtccggcggaggaggaggacggcCTGAAGCGGTACCGCGAGGCCCGGTCCCACGTGATGTTCCCTGACGAGATAGACACGCCCATAGACAAGGCTGCTAAGACCAG gtttcaGCGTTACAGAGGGCTGAAGAGCTTTCGCACATCCCCATGGGACCCCATGGAGAATCTGCCCTTCAACTACTCTCGCATCTTCCAGTTCCAGAGCTTTGAGCGTACGCGCCGCCGCGTGCTGGCCGAGagcagcgaggaggaggagggggttatg gtgggctGGTATGTGACCCTACACGTACTGGACGTCCCTCCCTCTGTGCTGGAGAGTGTCCAACAGGGCCGGCCGCTGGTGCTGGTCTCCCTGCTGCCACACGAACAGAAG ATGTCAGTGATGCACTTGTTGGTACGGCGGCATCCTAGCAACACAGAGCCCATCAAGTCCAAAGAGGAGCTGGTGTTCCAGTGCGGGTTCCGCCGGTTCCGAGCCTCCCCAATCTTCTCCCAGCACACCTCTG ctgACAAGCACAAGATGGAGCGCTTCCTGCGAGACGACGCCCCCACCGTGGTGTCTGTGTACGCCCCCATCACCTTCCCCACCGCGGGAGTGCTGCTCTTCAAACAGAGAGACAACG GGATGCAGGACCTGGTGGCCACGGGCAGTCTGCTGAGCTGTGACCCCCAGAGGGTGGTGCTGAAGAGGACGGTGGTGAGCGGACACCCCTTCAAGATCAACCGCCGCTCCGCCACCGTCAGATACATGTTCTTTAACAGGG aggaCATTCTGTGGTTCAAGCCGGTGGAGCTGCGCACTAAGTGGGGCAGAAGAGGACACATTAAGGAGGCCTTAG gtaCGCACGGAcacatgaagtgtgtgtttgacaacCAGCTGAAGTCTCAGGATACCGTGCTGATGAACCTCTATAAGAGGGTGTACCCACGTTGGACCTATGACCCGTACgtgcccctccccctgccctgggtcaaacaggaacaggaagtcaaCATGAGTGAAATCGACATGGAGTAG